A window of the Lactuca sativa cultivar Salinas chromosome 5, Lsat_Salinas_v11, whole genome shotgun sequence genome harbors these coding sequences:
- the LOC111915112 gene encoding protein ENHANCED DOWNY MILDEW 2 translates to MASSDDEEETFADTISEYYFCDGDDEPLSFSILPLQWNESESESSSPTTGIFLRGTADNGLQKLYKAVKAWKYDLSKSNPEISVLSKDNHWIKLQKPRKSFENEIKTILITVHCLSYLKRKPEASGKSLWDHLSKVFSLHDARPSENDLRGHMSFIRDAVDRDETLAKSKFLAAFLENPRKRKVSEEAETATKPSFIVDDANDDDFVTEANEDSESDEEEDPFDSVCAICDNGGTLTCCDGKCFRSFHATPDTEEAEESNCKSLGLTPDQVKRTQQFLCDNCLYSQHQCSVCGKLGSSDKSSGAEVFRCSSATCGHFYHPKCVAKILQPNVEAEQKNLLEKIGAGEPFICPAHKCDVCKQTENEKVKDLQFAICRRCPKSYHRKCLPRGIMFESQAGDDDIVRAWDDLLGKSRALIYCLNHDIDKKLGTPARTLIFRINRHSISKMDQPSKLPLKKKETLDTDSEYTSKKPVTVIKSQKGGEKSSATKMEDSSSKKRAAVGSVPLKKKKKLADTSLSLRRSLSAKIKMPSPSSNDGQPSLGCRLFEYMNKGMEPNNLEKDDMSVDESKQISSPIDEESKQRILDLMKDAASSITLEEVKRHHTEKVPSTHAISSRVDKSIILGRVEGAVEALHVALKKLEEGCSLEDAMAVCEPGVLDQLMRWKDKLKVYLAPFLHGMRYTSFGRHFTKVEKLEKIVEKLKYYVEDGDTVVDFCCGANDFSFLMKKHLDEMGKNKCSFKNYDITRPKNDFYFERRDWMSVRPNELPKSFKLIMGLNPPFGKNAALANQFIQQAVKFMPKLIILIVPPETERLDSEKQKCPYDLVWEDAELLAGKSFYLPGSIDVNAKQMDQWNNTTPVLYLWSRPDWTNKHKSIAQQHGHIHTQPRADENLLQNEKNDIQVVDLPLPLPVPLILDDLPTDKTKKERETPKKKQQIQSNQTSFSKKRRRKQKDKQSQKKLKLEDKYSRGQGQDEDDKPVPEPPQKLDIKHPSPGPTPTLIVEDEASHRHLERRYNPPPPTSEVMDYNSSASRSRTDILSQSVNQHRYNTPTPIPIPATTEEAPPYMGGSGSGTTYRRPDSANNNNNLPTPSSGYSMRPAEASVQYHHNPGPGGYDSRGGSYVDEMRAGGSRRYGGHDMASYNNSNRAGTSTMQRYAPRLDELNHTRMGPMDDMNHSRMGNSRRPEPPPMPMGMGMGNNNNNNRGFGGYGPPMHGPGFGAEPMGFAPGPYNPYSHHNSSGGWLNE, encoded by the exons ATGGCCTCATCAGATGATGAGGAAGAGACATTTGCAGATACTATCTCGGAATACTATTTCTGTGATGGGGATGATGAACCCCTTTCATTTTCAATATTACCTCTGCAATGGAATGAGAGTGAGAGTGAGAGTTCAAGCCCTACTACAGGAATCTTTTTGAGGGGCACTGCAGATAATGGTCTTCAAAAGCTATACAAAGCAGTGAAGGCATGGAAGTATGATTTATCAAAATCTAATCCCGAGATTTCAGTGCTTTCCAAAGATAACCATTGGATTAAGCTTCAAAAGCCTAGAAAGAGTTTTGAAAATGAGATTAAGACAATTCTGATTACTGTGCATTGCCTATCCTACTTGAAAAGAAAACCAGAAGCATCAGGGAAATCTCTGTGGGACCACCTCTCTAAAGTTTTCAG TTTGCATGATGCCAGGCCTTCAGAGAATGATTTGAGAGGTCATATGAGCTTCATTAGAGATGCCGTAGACAGGGATGAAACATTGGCGAAATCCAAG TTTTTGGCTGCATTTTTGGAGAATCCCAGAAAGAGGAAAGTTTCTGAG GAGGCTGAAACTGCTACAAAGCCGAGCTTTATAGTTGATGATGCAAATGATGATGACTTTGTCACAGAGGCCAATGAAGATAGTGAGTCGGATGAAGAGGAGGATCCTTTTGATTCAGtttgtgctatatgtgataatgGTGGTACACTTACCTG TTGTGACGGGAAATGTTTTAGGTCATTTCATGCAACCCCAGATACTGAGGAGGCAGAAGAATCCAATTGTAAATCTCTTGGCCTAACTCCTGACCAAGTGAAG AGAACACAACAATTCCTGTGTGATAATTGTTTGTATAGCCAACACCAATGCTCTGTTTGTGGTAAACTAGGGTCTTCTGATAAATCTTCTGGTGCTGAG GTTTTTCGTTGTAGTTCTGCAACTTGTGGCCACTTTTATCACCCAAAATGTGTAGCAAAGATTCTACAGCCGAATGTTGAAGCTGAACAGAAGAATCTTCTAGAAAAAATCGGTGCAGGGGAACCATTCATATGCCCTGCCCACAAATGCGATGTCTGTAAGCAAACAGAAAATGAAAAAGTGAAAGACTTGCAGTTTGCTATTTGCAGGCGATGTCCAAAATCATACCACAGGAAATGCTTACCAAG GGGTATTATGTTTGAGTCTCAAGCTGGTGATGATGACATAGTCCGAGCTTGGGATGATCTTTTGGGTAAATCCCGTGCATTGATATATTGCTTAAATCATGATATTGATAAGAAGCTCGGGACCCCTGCAAGAACCTTAATATTTCGAATTAATCGCCATAGCATTAGCAAGATGGATCAACCATCAAAACTGccattgaagaagaaggaaacatTAGATACAGATTCAGAATACACAAGCAAGAAGCCTGTTACTGTTATCAAGTCACAGAAAGGTGGCGAAAAATCTTCAGCCACTAAAATGGAAGATTCTTCTTCCAAGAAGAGAGCAGCAGTTGGGTCGGTgcccttgaagaagaagaagaaactagCAGACACCTCTCTATCTCTAAGGAGGTCTTTGTCAGCAAAAATCAAGATGCCTAGCCCTAGCTCAAATGATGGTCAACCTAGCTTGGGGTGTAGATTGTTTGAATATATGAATAAAGGAATGGAACCAAACAATTTGGAGAAGGATGACATGTCAGTTGATGAGAGCAAGCAAATTTCATCTCCTATagatgaagaatcaaaacagag AATATTGGATCTGATGAAAGATGCTGCTTCCTCTATTACACTGGAGGAGGTGAAGAGGCACCACACAGAGAAAGTACCATCAACACATGCAATTTCATCAAGAGTGGACAAATCCATCATCTTGGGCAGAGTGGAAGGTGCTGTGGAGGCTCTTCATGTAGCTttgaagaagcttgaagaaggaTGCAGTCTTGAAGATGCAATGGCTGTCTGTGAGCCTGGTGTTCTTGACCAGTTAATGAGGTGGAAG GATAAGCTCAAAGTCTACCTTGCACCATTTCTGCATGGCATGCGTTATACATCTTTTGGTCGTCATTTTACAAAAGTGGAAAAGCTGGAGAAG ATTGTTGAGAAGCTCAAATATTATGTTGAAGATGGTGACACA GTGGTTGATTTTTGCTGTGGGGCAAATGACTTCAGTTTCCTTATGAAGAAACACCTTGATGAGATGGGAAAAAACAAGTGCTCTTTCAAAAATTACGATATTACCAGACCAAAG AATGATTTCTACTTTGAGAGGAGGGATTGGATGTCTGTTCGTCCAAACGAATTGCCAAAAAGCTTTAAATTG ATCATGGGACTAAACCCTCCATTTGGGAAAAATGCTGCTCTTGCAAATCAGTTTATACAACAGGCAGTTAAATTTATGCCTAAGCTTATCATTCTTATTGTTCCCCCTGAAACTGAAAG GTTAGATAGTGAAAAGCAGAAATGTCCATATGATCTAGTCTGGGAGGATGCTGAATTGTTAGCTGGGAAG tCATTTTATCTTCCTGGATCGATTGATGTGAATGCAAAGCAAATGGATCAATGGAACAATACTACACCAGTCCTGTACCTGTGGAGTCGTCCAGATTGGACAAACAAGCATAAAAGTATCGCCCAACAGCATGGCCATATACATACACAACCCCGAGCTGATGAAAATCTGCTTCAAAACGAGAAGAATGACATACAAGTGGTGgatcttcctcttcctcttcctgTTCCCCTTATCCTTGATGATCTTCCAACAGATAAAACAAAAAAGGAAAGGGAAACCCCTAAAAAGAAGCAGCAGATCCAGTCCAATCAGACTTCATTTTCAAAAAAGAGAAGACGGAAACAAAAGGATAAACAATCTCAGAAGAAACTTAAACTTGAGGATAAATATTCTCGTGGTCAAGGTCAAGATGAAGACGATAAGCCAGTTCCTGAACCACCCCAGAAACTTGACATTAAGCATCCTTCCCCGGGTCCCACTCCCACTCTCATTGTTGAAGATGAAGCAAGTCACCGACATTTGGAGAGGAGGTATAACCCACCGCCACCTACCTCTGAGGTGATGGATTATAATAGCTCTGCCTCTCGCTCTCGGACTGATATACTAAGTCAATCGGTCAACCAACATCGCTACAATACCCCCacccccatccccatccccgccACCACTGAAGAAGCACCACCTTACATgggtggtagtggtagtggtaCAACATATAGGCGACCCGATTCtgctaataataacaataatcttCCTACTCCTAGCAGCGGCTATTCGATGAGACCCGCTGAGGCTTCTGTTCAGTATCATCATAATCCGGGTCCAGGGGGGTATGATAGTAGGGGGGGATCTTATGTTGATGAGATGAGGGCAGGGGGTTCAAGGAGATATGGTGGTCATGATATGGCATCATATAATAACAGCAACAGGGCCGGCACATCTACAATGCAACGGTATGCGCCCAGGCTGGACGAGCTCAACCATACAAGGATGGGGCCAATGGACGACATGAATCACTCCAGAATGGGAAACTCCAGACGCCCTGAACCACCACCTATGCCTATGGGTATGGGTATggggaataataataataataataggggCTTCGGGGGTTATGGTCCACCCATGCATGGACCTGGCTTCGGTGCGGAGCCCATGGGGTTTGCCCCTGGTCCATACAACCCCTATTCACACCATAATTCCTCAGGTGGTTGGCTCAACGAGTAG